A region of Domibacillus sp. DTU_2020_1001157_1_SI_ALB_TIR_016 DNA encodes the following proteins:
- a CDS encoding tripartite tricarboxylate transporter TctB family protein — protein sequence MSKTFDRYAGILFLAIGAMFVVESFKLSQSAYGSEIGPNIFPMSLGIALILLSIRLVYETFRYTEVKNSGTKLDYKRFGIILTAAILYAALLETLGYVITTFLFLLIGFQTMQKGKVWVSVLIAGGFSLGVYYLFVVILQGSLPPFPSWMSFS from the coding sequence ATGAGCAAAACATTTGACCGTTATGCAGGCATCCTATTTCTTGCGATCGGCGCCATGTTTGTAGTGGAAAGCTTTAAACTTTCTCAAAGTGCCTATGGCAGTGAAATTGGTCCGAATATTTTTCCGATGTCTTTAGGCATTGCCTTAATCTTGCTGAGCATCCGTCTTGTTTATGAGACATTTCGCTACACAGAAGTGAAAAACAGCGGTACGAAACTGGATTATAAGCGGTTTGGCATTATCTTGACTGCGGCCATTTTATATGCGGCACTTTTAGAAACACTGGGGTACGTGATTACGACTTTCTTGTTTTTGCTCATTGGTTTCCAAACGATGCAGAAAGGAAAGGTTTGGGTATCTGTTTTAATTGCTGGAGGGTTCTCACTAGGAGTTTACTACTTATTTGTCGTCATTTTGCAAGGTTCGCTGCCACCATTTCCATCATGGATGAGTTTCAGTTAG
- a CDS encoding RraA family protein, translated as MTVENQVKMNIVEQFEDVPTTCISDALQGMNNLSSAIQPLKEEYRVAGRAFTVKMPVGDNLVVLKAIREAKPGDVLVIDAKGDTYRAIAGDFIVGMAQTLGIKGIIVDGVIRDVVGIKELNYPVFCKGTTIAASGKAGQGEINVPISCGGVTIQPGDIIVGDADGVTVIPQEAEKEVLKQSIEKADKDIKRAQKVSGKREEIIAYLDRFLS; from the coding sequence ATGACTGTTGAAAACCAAGTGAAAATGAATATTGTAGAACAATTTGAGGACGTTCCAACGACTTGTATTTCAGATGCGCTGCAAGGAATGAACAATTTGTCATCAGCGATTCAGCCGCTCAAAGAAGAATACCGTGTTGCCGGGCGGGCTTTTACAGTAAAAATGCCGGTTGGTGATAATTTAGTCGTGCTGAAAGCAATCAGGGAAGCAAAACCAGGCGATGTTTTGGTCATTGACGCAAAAGGAGACACATACCGGGCGATAGCGGGTGACTTTATTGTTGGGATGGCGCAGACGCTTGGCATTAAAGGTATCATCGTAGATGGCGTGATTCGGGATGTAGTCGGCATCAAAGAACTAAACTACCCCGTTTTCTGCAAAGGGACAACCATTGCCGCAAGCGGAAAAGCAGGGCAGGGAGAAATCAATGTACCGATTTCCTGCGGCGGTGTAACTATTCAGCCAGGTGATATTATTGTGGGAGACGCGGATGGAGTCACCGTTATTCCACAGGAAGCAGAAAAAGAAGTGTTAAAACAATCGATAGAGAAAGCAGACAAAGATATTAAACGAGCTCAAAAAGTATCAGGCAAGAGAGAAGAAATTATTGCGTATTTAGATCGCTTCTTATCATAA
- a CDS encoding tripartite tricarboxylate transporter permease: MGTLDYLLQGFATALQWHNLLFAFFGVLIGTAVGVLPGIGPMSGIALLMPITASITSGLPAEAAATSSIILLAGVYYGAMYGGSTTSILLNTPGESSSVVTTLDGHQMAKNGRAGIALAICAIGSFAAGLIALIGLILLANPLASIALKFGPAEYTSLMLLGLLAVSGLGGKSITKALMMTVFGLLLATIGIDSVSGVTRFTYDMPVLYSGLEFLTIAVGLFAVGEVFKAILERESNDGEIAKITRIIPTKQDLKDSSLPIARGSVLGFFIGVLPGAGATLASFFSYIMEKKLSKNPKKFGTGAIEGVAAPESANNAAAGGAIVPLLTLGIPGSGSTAILMSAFIMFNITPGPLLFEEHPDVAWGLIASMFVGNAILLILNLPMVKVFAKVVETPAKYLIPLIIGFSFFGVYAVQFSVFDLGLLIACGVAGYFLSKNDFPIAPLVLGLVLGPMIENNLRRALTLSNGDVMIFFQKPLSLAFIIVGILWILTPLFLKLRGKKLILNEEG; the protein is encoded by the coding sequence ATGGGCACGCTGGATTACTTACTGCAGGGCTTTGCAACAGCACTGCAGTGGCACAATCTTTTATTCGCTTTTTTCGGAGTGTTGATTGGGACGGCTGTTGGCGTTCTTCCTGGGATTGGCCCCATGAGCGGAATCGCTCTTTTAATGCCTATAACCGCATCCATTACAAGCGGACTTCCTGCCGAAGCAGCAGCCACAAGCTCTATTATTCTACTGGCTGGCGTATACTACGGAGCTATGTATGGCGGGTCTACTACGTCCATTCTCTTGAACACGCCAGGTGAATCATCCTCGGTTGTAACGACACTTGATGGGCATCAAATGGCTAAAAACGGCCGGGCGGGAATCGCTTTGGCTATTTGCGCAATCGGCTCTTTTGCGGCCGGATTAATTGCCTTGATTGGTTTGATTTTGCTGGCTAATCCGCTGGCCAGTATTGCGTTAAAGTTCGGTCCGGCAGAATATACGTCTCTTATGCTGCTTGGCCTCCTGGCTGTAAGCGGTCTTGGCGGCAAATCTATAACGAAAGCCTTGATGATGACCGTCTTCGGCCTGCTTCTGGCGACAATTGGCATCGACTCTGTATCGGGTGTTACCCGTTTTACATACGACATGCCGGTTCTTTATTCAGGATTAGAATTCTTAACGATCGCAGTAGGTCTTTTTGCGGTAGGAGAAGTGTTTAAAGCCATTTTAGAAAGAGAAAGCAATGACGGCGAGATTGCCAAGATTACCCGGATCATCCCGACTAAACAGGATTTAAAAGACAGCTCTCTTCCGATTGCACGAGGATCGGTTTTGGGATTTTTCATCGGCGTTCTTCCTGGTGCCGGGGCTACTCTTGCTTCTTTCTTTTCTTACATTATGGAAAAGAAATTAAGCAAAAATCCGAAGAAGTTCGGAACGGGAGCTATTGAAGGAGTAGCGGCTCCGGAATCTGCAAACAATGCGGCGGCCGGAGGGGCCATTGTTCCTCTGCTGACACTAGGTATTCCGGGATCCGGTTCCACAGCCATTTTAATGAGCGCGTTTATTATGTTTAATATTACCCCTGGCCCGCTTCTTTTTGAAGAACACCCGGATGTTGCCTGGGGATTGATTGCCAGCATGTTTGTTGGAAATGCGATTTTACTGATCTTAAATCTGCCTATGGTTAAAGTGTTTGCCAAAGTAGTTGAAACACCTGCCAAATACTTGATTCCGTTAATCATCGGTTTTTCTTTCTTTGGCGTTTATGCGGTCCAGTTTTCTGTTTTTGATTTAGGTCTGCTGATTGCCTGCGGAGTAGCCGGCTATTTTCTTTCAAAAAATGATTTTCCGATTGCTCCTCTTGTACTGGGCCTGGTATTAGGGCCTATGATTGAAAATAATTTGCGGAGAGCGCTGACGCTTTCTAACGGCGATGTAATGATTTTCTTCCAAAAACCACTTTCCCTGGCTTTTATTATTGTCGGGATTCTGTGGATTTTAACGCCTCTGTTTTTAAAACTGAGAGGGAAAAAACTAATTTTAAATGAAGAAGGATAA
- a CDS encoding LysR family transcriptional regulator: MDDRDWLILHTLFHEKSITKAGQTLFIAQPTLTKRLKQIETEFGVKIVNRGIKGVQFTPEGEYLAKRAEELLDTFREIKEEVDNFNHIVAGTLRIGVSNFISKYKLPGWLKQFKEQYPDVEFQIETAYSRQIYQLAYNHDIHIGFIRGEYNWPGHKEQLFEENLCVFSNELVTLEDLPHLARIDYQTDQLYKHMTDNWWAEHYSHPPSIGITVDRADTCKEMVLNGLGYAILPSLFFNETDPIYKIPLQTKDGQALTQKTWMVYHPEAEELNVVKAFADFIKQHVAYKN; encoded by the coding sequence ATGGACGATCGGGACTGGTTAATTTTACATACGCTTTTTCATGAAAAAAGTATTACAAAAGCGGGACAAACCCTTTTTATTGCCCAGCCGACCTTAACGAAACGGCTGAAGCAGATTGAAACAGAGTTTGGGGTTAAAATTGTAAACCGCGGCATTAAAGGCGTACAGTTTACCCCTGAAGGAGAATATTTAGCAAAACGGGCTGAAGAACTTTTAGATACATTTCGTGAAATTAAAGAAGAAGTCGATAATTTTAACCATATTGTAGCCGGCACGCTTCGAATTGGTGTTTCAAACTTTATCAGCAAATATAAACTCCCCGGCTGGTTAAAACAATTTAAGGAACAGTATCCGGACGTTGAATTTCAAATTGAAACCGCCTACAGCAGGCAAATCTACCAGCTTGCTTACAATCATGATATCCATATTGGCTTTATCCGCGGAGAATACAACTGGCCCGGCCATAAAGAGCAGCTGTTTGAAGAAAATTTATGTGTGTTTTCCAATGAGCTGGTCACACTCGAAGATCTGCCTCATCTGGCCAGGATTGATTATCAAACGGACCAGCTTTATAAACATATGACAGATAATTGGTGGGCTGAGCACTACTCACACCCGCCTTCGATCGGCATCACGGTAGACCGGGCTGATACATGTAAAGAAATGGTGTTAAACGGTTTAGGGTATGCGATTCTGCCATCTTTATTTTTTAATGAAACGGATCCTATTTACAAAATTCCGCTTCAGACCAAAGACGGACAGGCACTGACACAAAAAACGTGGATGGTGTATCACCCAGAAGCTGAAGAATTAAACGTCGTGAAAGCTTTCGCTGATTTTATTAAGCAGCATGTCGCTTATAAGAACTAA
- the acnA gene encoding aconitate hydratase AcnA, with product MKTKGYIEPVSLKVNENEYKYYPIHQLDNQKFQHIARLPYSIKVLLEAAIRTFDGTSITEEHIRKLADWTVEREPNEEVPFKPVRILLHDTTGLPAIVDLAAMRETMKRSGGNVSAVNPLIPVDLVVDHSVTVDYFARPDALELNEKVNMERNGERFRFLRWAQQAFDNLNIIPPSSGIMHQINMEYLSTVTAVKQEEGQAVVYPDSLVGTDSHTTMINGLGIVAWGVGGIEAEAAMLGQPLYFATPEVVGFRLTGSLPEGTTSTDLALTITNILRQKGVVGKFVEFFGKGVRSMSVADRATVANMAPEYGATMGFFPVDEQTIHYLRLIGRDEEQVNLVEAYYRAQSMFMEKDSEDPDYPEVIELDLSTVVPSLAGPKRPQDRISLTDMKENYREIIRKPVVEGGYGVTEEALKKEVPVTHESGETSVIKNGSVVLAAITSCTNTSNPTVLMMAGLLAKRAVEKGLSKPAFVKSSLTPGSRVVTDYLQESGLLPYLEKLGFHIAGYGCATCIGNSGPLPSEISEAISQHDLTVAGVLSGNRNFEGRVHPEIKANYLASPPLVVAYALAGTVDIDFATEPLGHDSSNQPVYLRDIWPSLADTQKWLGDALRPELFQMRYQNILKANEKWNGLEIPEGPLFDWEESSTYVQEPPFLKDLPAQPGNIADFQHARAIAVLGHSVTTDHLSPSGVVPANSTAGLYLKSRGVKPRDLNSYPSRRGNHQVMIRGALANHRIRNYLVPGSEGGVTKYLPSGEVMSMYEASLKYKKDHTPLFIIAGKEYGTGSSRDWAAKGTALLGVKAVIAESFERIHRSNLVGMGVLPLQFERGENAESLGIEGTEIFQTIGLSDEIQPGQKIRIKATGKDGKAFEFNVTVRLDNVVDIEYYQHGGIMQKVIRQLINNSSTIIMK from the coding sequence ATGAAGACAAAAGGATATATCGAGCCAGTCAGCCTGAAAGTAAATGAAAACGAATACAAGTATTATCCCATTCATCAATTAGACAATCAAAAGTTTCAGCATATAGCAAGACTCCCTTATTCCATCAAGGTACTATTAGAAGCAGCCATCCGTACATTTGATGGAACCTCCATCACGGAAGAGCATATTCGGAAGCTGGCGGACTGGACAGTGGAAAGAGAACCGAATGAAGAAGTTCCATTTAAGCCTGTGCGCATTTTATTGCATGATACAACAGGGCTTCCGGCCATTGTGGATTTAGCCGCCATGCGTGAAACGATGAAGCGCTCAGGAGGAAATGTTTCGGCTGTCAATCCTTTGATTCCAGTTGATCTAGTCGTGGATCATTCGGTAACCGTCGACTATTTTGCCCGGCCAGATGCCCTGGAGCTCAATGAGAAAGTCAACATGGAGCGTAATGGTGAGCGGTTTCGTTTCCTGCGCTGGGCACAGCAGGCATTTGATAACCTGAACATTATCCCGCCTTCTTCGGGTATTATGCACCAAATTAACATGGAGTATTTGTCCACTGTCACGGCGGTAAAACAAGAGGAAGGGCAGGCTGTTGTTTATCCTGATTCACTTGTTGGAACAGACTCTCACACAACCATGATAAATGGTCTTGGGATTGTGGCATGGGGAGTAGGCGGTATAGAAGCGGAAGCAGCGATGCTTGGACAGCCATTGTATTTTGCTACGCCAGAAGTGGTCGGTTTCCGGCTGACTGGATCACTTCCAGAAGGAACAACATCCACAGATCTTGCCCTAACCATTACAAACATTCTTCGTCAAAAAGGCGTGGTTGGAAAGTTTGTAGAGTTTTTTGGCAAAGGTGTGCGTTCCATGAGCGTAGCTGACCGCGCTACAGTTGCGAATATGGCGCCAGAATACGGAGCCACAATGGGCTTTTTCCCTGTAGACGAGCAGACCATTCACTACCTGCGGCTGATCGGACGTGACGAGGAGCAGGTCAACCTGGTTGAAGCGTATTACAGAGCCCAGAGCATGTTTATGGAAAAGGACAGTGAAGATCCAGATTATCCTGAAGTGATTGAGCTGGATTTATCTACCGTTGTCCCTTCCTTAGCTGGTCCGAAACGGCCACAGGACCGAATCAGCTTAACAGACATGAAAGAAAATTACCGGGAAATCATCCGCAAGCCGGTGGTTGAGGGCGGCTATGGCGTTACCGAGGAAGCGCTGAAAAAAGAAGTTCCGGTTACGCACGAAAGCGGGGAAACGTCGGTTATAAAAAATGGCTCCGTCGTACTGGCAGCTATCACAAGCTGTACCAATACGTCCAATCCAACCGTTCTCATGATGGCAGGGCTGCTTGCAAAAAGGGCAGTTGAGAAGGGATTGTCTAAGCCTGCTTTTGTAAAAAGTTCCTTAACGCCAGGATCACGTGTAGTCACCGATTATCTTCAAGAATCAGGGCTGCTTCCATATTTAGAAAAACTGGGCTTTCACATTGCCGGGTATGGATGTGCTACTTGCATCGGCAACTCAGGACCGCTTCCTTCTGAAATAAGCGAAGCGATCAGCCAGCACGACTTGACGGTAGCAGGCGTTCTGTCAGGAAACCGTAATTTTGAAGGCCGGGTCCATCCTGAAATCAAAGCCAATTACCTGGCTTCACCGCCTTTGGTAGTCGCTTATGCACTGGCTGGCACAGTTGATATTGATTTTGCAACAGAGCCTCTTGGGCACGACTCCAGCAATCAGCCTGTTTATCTGCGTGATATTTGGCCGTCTTTAGCGGATACACAAAAATGGCTTGGGGATGCCCTGCGGCCTGAGCTGTTTCAAATGAGATATCAAAATATACTCAAAGCCAATGAAAAATGGAATGGGTTAGAGATTCCAGAAGGACCGCTTTTTGACTGGGAAGAATCCTCGACCTACGTACAAGAGCCGCCATTCTTAAAAGATTTGCCTGCCCAGCCAGGAAACATCGCTGATTTTCAGCATGCCCGTGCGATAGCCGTATTAGGGCACTCGGTCACAACAGACCACCTTTCGCCGTCTGGCGTAGTGCCAGCTAACAGTACGGCTGGTTTATATTTAAAAAGCCGTGGTGTGAAGCCGAGAGATTTGAATTCTTATCCTTCACGGCGCGGCAATCACCAGGTCATGATTCGGGGAGCGCTGGCTAACCATCGAATCCGCAACTACCTGGTTCCCGGCTCAGAAGGAGGCGTAACAAAATACCTGCCGAGCGGGGAAGTGATGTCGATGTATGAGGCGTCGCTAAAATACAAAAAAGATCATACGCCACTATTTATTATCGCCGGAAAAGAATATGGCACAGGCAGTTCCCGTGACTGGGCGGCGAAAGGTACAGCACTGCTCGGTGTTAAAGCTGTGATTGCCGAAAGTTTTGAACGTATTCACCGCAGTAACCTGGTTGGAATGGGTGTGCTTCCTCTTCAGTTTGAGAGGGGGGAAAACGCGGAGTCTTTAGGCATTGAAGGAACAGAAATCTTTCAGACAATCGGCTTATCAGATGAGATTCAGCCCGGACAAAAGATTAGAATTAAAGCAACAGGTAAAGACGGAAAAGCTTTTGAATTTAATGTGACCGTACGTCTTGATAATGTTGTAGATATCGAGTATTACCAGCACGGGGGTATTATGCAAAAAGTAATCCGGCAATTAATAAACAATTCGTCGACAATAATCATGAAATGA
- a CDS encoding HPr family phosphocarrier protein: MEISNTFAELVVAINKTAQEFQSSIVIKTDRKSFDAKSILGLTYSVLSSKTFELEIHGPDQKEAKKAMTDVFFRHNVPVHVNE; encoded by the coding sequence ATGGAAATAAGCAACACATTTGCCGAATTAGTTGTTGCGATCAATAAAACGGCGCAAGAATTCCAATCCAGCATTGTCATTAAAACAGATCGTAAAAGTTTTGATGCAAAAAGTATTCTTGGGCTGACGTATTCTGTTTTAAGCTCTAAAACCTTTGAACTTGAAATTCATGGACCGGACCAGAAAGAAGCAAAAAAAGCGATGACCGATGTATTCTTTCGTCATAATGTGCCCGTACACGTGAATGAATAA
- the yyaC gene encoding spore protease YyaC: MYPFKSRKSVCSGKDTALYPHIVTADEETEKMSEQIAQIIRSSPVDPVFLCIGSDRSTGDSFGPLVGTMLKEHQVPYQVFGTLSDPVHALNLKTVLKDIQKKKLHSFIFAIDACLGDSHQIGSIHFNEGPFRPGNAVHQALPPVGDYHLKAVVNHFDPFFPVHSLNHTRLDTVMKLSKKTTALLINAIERINRASEPASS, from the coding sequence ATGTATCCTTTTAAAAGCAGGAAATCCGTTTGTTCGGGGAAAGATACCGCGTTATATCCTCATATTGTGACGGCAGATGAAGAAACGGAAAAGATGTCTGAACAAATCGCTCAAATCATTCGATCATCCCCAGTAGATCCTGTGTTTTTATGCATCGGTTCTGACCGTTCTACAGGAGATTCTTTCGGTCCTTTAGTCGGCACCATGCTGAAGGAACATCAAGTGCCGTATCAAGTATTTGGCACACTCAGTGATCCGGTACATGCTCTTAATTTAAAAACAGTATTAAAAGACATTCAAAAAAAGAAACTTCATTCATTTATCTTTGCCATCGATGCCTGCTTGGGAGATTCTCACCAGATTGGTTCCATTCATTTTAATGAAGGACCTTTCCGTCCTGGCAATGCTGTCCATCAAGCATTACCACCCGTCGGTGATTATCATTTAAAAGCGGTCGTCAACCATTTCGATCCCTTTTTCCCTGTTCATTCTTTAAATCACACAAGACTAGACACAGTCATGAAGCTGTCCAAAAAAACGACCGCTCTTTTGATCAATGCCATTGAGCGTATAAACAGGGCAAGTGAACCAGCTTCTTCCTAA
- a CDS encoding DMT family transporter, giving the protein MKNTLLGSLYLAIAASIWGGMYVVVKVVVEVVPPLELVWLRYVIAIFALLIISLIKKQSWRIEKKDWLMIFLIGLIGNTISIVTQEIGTMLSTAQMGAIITSTTPAFMVLFARLILKEKITVKKAISVFLATVGVSIIVGNAQIDPSYQLGGLSLLAAAVTWSLMSVLVKRVPGQYSQIVVTGYAVLVAIVLLTPFTVGRLAELDFHAMMHPSVWGGLLYLGIVSTACAFLLWNRGLQMLNASSGGLFFFFQPVVGTLLGWLLLNEQIGFSFWIGTLFIFAGVILVIREK; this is encoded by the coding sequence ATGAAAAACACTTTGTTAGGTTCATTATATTTAGCTATTGCCGCCAGTATTTGGGGTGGAATGTATGTAGTTGTAAAGGTCGTAGTAGAGGTCGTTCCACCGCTGGAATTAGTCTGGCTGCGGTATGTGATTGCGATTTTTGCTCTGTTAATCATCAGTCTCATCAAAAAACAATCCTGGCGAATTGAAAAAAAGGATTGGCTGATGATCTTCCTAATTGGGCTTATCGGTAATACTATTTCTATTGTGACTCAGGAAATTGGCACGATGCTTTCAACCGCCCAAATGGGAGCTATTATTACTTCAACAACACCTGCTTTTATGGTGCTGTTTGCACGTCTCATTTTAAAAGAAAAGATTACCGTTAAAAAAGCCATTTCTGTTTTTTTAGCTACAGTGGGTGTCAGTATTATCGTAGGAAACGCTCAAATTGATCCATCTTATCAACTTGGCGGTCTTTCCCTGCTTGCTGCAGCTGTAACATGGTCACTCATGTCTGTATTGGTTAAGCGAGTGCCCGGACAATATTCTCAAATTGTCGTTACCGGTTATGCGGTTCTTGTTGCTATTGTTCTATTAACGCCTTTTACTGTTGGACGGTTAGCTGAGCTTGATTTTCACGCAATGATGCATCCTTCTGTCTGGGGTGGTCTCTTATATCTCGGCATCGTTTCAACAGCATGTGCTTTTTTACTATGGAATCGAGGCCTGCAGATGCTTAACGCTTCAAGCGGCGGGTTATTTTTCTTTTTCCAGCCAGTGGTCGGAACATTACTGGGCTGGCTGCTGCTGAATGAACAAATTGGTTTTTCTTTTTGGATAGGCACCCTGTTTATCTTTGCGGGTGTTATACTGGTGATTCGAGAGAAGTAA
- a CDS encoding citrate:proton symporter: MVSLLGFVMMLVFIALIVTRKMSALLALIVVPLFFAIIGGFGKDLGPMILEGLSGVAPTGIMLMFAVMYFGIMIDAGLFEPLIKKILAIVKGDPLKIVIGTAVLSALVAFDGDGTTTYIITVSAMLPLYTYLGMNPLILTCVSMMAFGVMNMLPWGGPTARAVSALNLDANDVFLPLVPIMAVGLAWVFFTAYVLGKKERTRLGIMDLDMSKLPLQFQEEAATVVDSELKRPKLIWFNFLLTLSLITALVIGVLPLPVLFLIGFALALLVNYPNLEIQKKVLASHSDSVLIVVALIFASGVFTGILSGTHMVDEMANSLISIIPEELGSSFALITAITSMPLTYVMANDPYYFGVVPIIAQTAAAYGVDPVEIARASVLGQPLHAMSPLIASTHLLVGMAKVDFGEHQKFILKWAIGTCVVMIIAALLTGAISM; this comes from the coding sequence ATGGTTTCGTTATTGGGTTTTGTCATGATGCTGGTATTTATTGCTTTAATCGTTACTCGAAAGATGTCCGCTTTACTTGCTTTAATTGTGGTGCCTTTGTTTTTTGCGATCATTGGCGGTTTTGGAAAAGACCTTGGCCCTATGATACTGGAAGGGCTTAGCGGGGTAGCACCGACAGGGATTATGCTGATGTTTGCGGTTATGTATTTTGGCATTATGATTGATGCCGGATTGTTTGAACCGCTCATCAAAAAGATATTAGCTATCGTTAAAGGAGATCCTTTAAAAATTGTCATCGGAACAGCGGTTCTTTCTGCTCTTGTTGCTTTTGACGGTGATGGGACAACCACTTATATTATAACCGTTTCAGCGATGCTGCCTCTTTATACGTACCTTGGGATGAACCCGCTTATTTTAACCTGCGTATCTATGATGGCTTTTGGGGTGATGAATATGCTGCCGTGGGGAGGGCCAACGGCGAGAGCTGTAAGCGCATTAAATTTAGATGCGAATGATGTGTTTCTTCCTCTTGTTCCAATCATGGCGGTAGGTTTGGCTTGGGTGTTTTTTACAGCGTATGTGCTGGGGAAAAAAGAACGTACTAGATTAGGAATCATGGACTTAGATATGTCTAAGCTTCCGCTGCAATTTCAGGAGGAAGCAGCTACTGTAGTGGATTCAGAGTTAAAACGGCCTAAGCTAATCTGGTTTAATTTTCTTCTTACGCTGTCGTTAATCACAGCACTAGTGATAGGGGTTCTTCCTCTGCCTGTTCTTTTTCTGATAGGGTTTGCTTTAGCGCTATTAGTGAATTATCCAAACCTTGAAATTCAAAAAAAAGTATTAGCTTCTCATTCTGATAGTGTCCTAATCGTAGTCGCGTTAATTTTTGCTTCAGGCGTTTTTACAGGTATTCTATCTGGAACGCATATGGTGGATGAAATGGCGAACAGCCTCATATCCATTATCCCTGAAGAACTTGGCTCGTCTTTTGCTTTAATAACTGCCATCACCAGTATGCCTTTAACGTATGTCATGGCAAATGATCCATATTATTTCGGTGTAGTACCTATTATTGCGCAAACCGCGGCAGCGTACGGGGTGGACCCGGTTGAAATTGCCAGAGCATCTGTGCTTGGCCAGCCGCTACACGCAATGAGCCCGCTTATCGCTTCCACCCATCTATTAGTCGGAATGGCAAAAGTAGATTTTGGAGAGCACCAAAAATTTATTTTAAAGTGGGCAATCGGAACTTGTGTGGTCATGATTATTGCAGCTCTATTAACAGGAGCCATTTCTATGTAA